A genomic stretch from Frigoribacterium sp. PvP032 includes:
- the pdxS gene encoding pyridoxal 5'-phosphate synthase lyase subunit PdxS, which produces MSDSTPTSVPSAGTTTGSDRVKRGLAEMLKGGVIMDVVDVEQAKIAEDAGAVAVMALERVPADIRSQGGVARMSDPDMIDEIIAAVSIPVMAKARIGHFVEAQILQTLGVDYIDESEVLSPADYVNHIDKWNFTVPFVCGATNLGEALRRITEGAAMIRSKGEAGTGDVSEATKHIRTISKEIAQLQGLKTDELYVAAKELQAPYELVKEIAETGKLPVVLFTAGGVATPADAALMMQLGADGVFVGSGIFKSGNPAERAAAIVKATTFFDDPQVVADASRGLGEAMVGINVPDLPAPHRLAERGW; this is translated from the coding sequence ATGAGCGACAGCACCCCCACCTCCGTCCCGTCCGCCGGCACCACGACCGGATCGGACCGCGTCAAGCGCGGTCTCGCCGAGATGCTCAAGGGCGGCGTCATCATGGACGTCGTCGACGTCGAGCAGGCGAAGATCGCAGAGGACGCGGGGGCAGTCGCCGTCATGGCCCTCGAGCGCGTGCCCGCCGACATCCGCTCGCAGGGCGGCGTCGCCCGCATGAGCGACCCCGACATGATCGACGAGATCATCGCGGCCGTCTCGATCCCCGTCATGGCGAAGGCCCGCATCGGCCACTTCGTCGAGGCGCAGATCCTGCAGACGCTCGGGGTCGACTACATCGACGAGTCCGAGGTGCTGAGCCCCGCCGACTACGTCAACCACATCGACAAGTGGAACTTCACGGTCCCCTTCGTCTGCGGTGCCACCAACCTCGGCGAGGCGCTCCGTCGCATCACCGAGGGCGCGGCCATGATCCGCTCCAAGGGCGAGGCCGGCACCGGCGACGTCTCCGAGGCGACCAAGCACATCCGCACCATCTCGAAGGAGATCGCGCAGCTGCAGGGCCTCAAGACCGACGAGCTCTACGTCGCCGCGAAAGAGCTGCAGGCGCCCTACGAGCTGGTGAAGGAGATCGCCGAGACCGGCAAGCTCCCCGTAGTCCTCTTCACCGCCGGCGGCGTCGCGACGCCCGCCGACGCGGCGCTGATGATGCAGCTCGGCGCCGACGGCGTCTTCGTCGGCTCCGGCATCTTCAAGTCGGGCAACCCGGCCGAGCGCGCCGCGGCGATCGTCAAGGCCACGACCTTCTTCGACGACCCGCAGGTCGTCGCCGACGCGTCGCGCGGCCTCGGCGAGGCCATGGTCGGCATCAACGTGCCCGACCTGCCCGCGCCGCACCGCCTCGCCGAGCGTGGCTGGTAG
- the thrS gene encoding threonine--tRNA ligase, whose translation MRVAGELRDLASELHAGDVAEAVTIGSPDGLAVLRHSAAHVMAQAVQGIDPEAKLGIGPPVTDGFYYDFDVAEPFTPDDLKAIEKGMERIIRQGQRFRRRVVTEAEARAELAGEPYKLELIGLKGGSADEIGDDGESVEVGGAELTIYDNVDPKSGDVVWSDLCRGPHVPSTRVLGNATKLMRVAAAYWRGSEKNPQLQRIYGTAWPTKEELREYQARLEEAAKRDHRKLGVELDLFSFPDEIGSGLAIFHPKGGIIRREMEDYSRRRHEAAGYDFVYTPHITKASLFETSGHLGWYKDGMFPAMKLDEARNDEGEVTRQGADYYLKPMNCPMHILAYRSQPRSYRDLPMRLFEFGTVYRNEKSGVIHGLTRVRGMTQDDAHIFTTTEKMKEELTGTLNFVLSLLRDYGLTDFYLELSTKDPEKYVGDDDIWDTATQTLREVAEESGLELVPDPGGAAFYGPKISVQARDAIGRTWQMSTVQLDFNLPERFELEYAAADGTRQRPVMIHRALFGTIERFFGVLTEHYAGAFPVWLSPVQVVAIPVADEYGDYLDGVVAQLRGSGVRAQVDHGDDRFPKKIRTHTKSKVPFQLIAGEEDRAAGAVSFRYRDGSQENGVPVADAVAKILEAIETKAQV comes from the coding sequence ATGCGCGTCGCCGGCGAGCTCCGCGACCTCGCGTCCGAGCTGCACGCCGGGGACGTCGCCGAGGCCGTGACCATCGGCTCGCCCGACGGCCTGGCCGTGCTCCGCCACTCGGCCGCCCACGTGATGGCGCAGGCCGTGCAGGGGATCGACCCGGAGGCGAAGCTCGGCATCGGCCCGCCCGTCACCGACGGCTTCTACTACGACTTCGACGTCGCCGAGCCCTTCACTCCCGACGACCTCAAAGCTATCGAGAAGGGCATGGAGCGGATCATCCGCCAGGGCCAGCGCTTCCGCCGTCGCGTCGTCACCGAGGCCGAGGCCCGTGCCGAGCTCGCCGGCGAGCCCTACAAGCTCGAGCTGATCGGCCTCAAGGGCGGCTCCGCCGACGAGATCGGCGACGACGGAGAGTCGGTCGAGGTCGGCGGCGCCGAGCTGACCATCTACGACAACGTCGACCCCAAGAGCGGCGACGTCGTCTGGTCCGACCTCTGCCGTGGCCCGCACGTGCCGAGCACCCGCGTCCTCGGCAACGCCACGAAGCTGATGCGCGTCGCCGCCGCCTACTGGCGCGGCTCGGAGAAGAACCCGCAGCTGCAGCGCATCTACGGAACCGCCTGGCCCACGAAAGAGGAGCTGCGCGAGTACCAGGCCCGTCTCGAGGAGGCGGCGAAGCGCGACCACCGCAAGCTCGGCGTCGAGCTCGACCTCTTCTCGTTCCCGGACGAGATCGGCTCCGGCCTCGCGATCTTCCACCCGAAGGGCGGCATCATCCGCCGCGAGATGGAGGACTACTCCCGACGCCGCCACGAGGCGGCGGGCTACGACTTCGTGTACACCCCGCACATCACCAAGGCGAGCCTGTTCGAGACCTCCGGCCACCTCGGCTGGTACAAGGACGGCATGTTCCCGGCCATGAAGCTCGACGAGGCCAGGAACGACGAGGGCGAGGTCACCCGCCAGGGCGCCGACTACTACCTCAAGCCGATGAACTGCCCGATGCACATCCTCGCGTACCGCTCGCAGCCGCGGTCGTACCGCGACCTGCCGATGCGCCTCTTCGAGTTCGGCACCGTCTACCGCAACGAGAAGTCCGGCGTGATCCACGGCCTGACCCGCGTCCGCGGCATGACCCAGGACGATGCGCACATCTTCACGACGACAGAGAAGATGAAGGAGGAGCTGACCGGCACCCTGAACTTCGTCCTGTCCCTGCTCCGTGACTACGGCCTCACCGACTTCTACCTCGAGCTCTCGACGAAGGACCCGGAGAAGTACGTCGGAGACGACGACATCTGGGACACCGCGACCCAGACGCTGCGCGAGGTGGCGGAGGAGTCCGGCCTCGAGCTGGTACCCGACCCGGGCGGGGCCGCGTTCTACGGCCCGAAGATCTCGGTGCAGGCCCGCGACGCCATCGGCCGCACCTGGCAGATGTCGACGGTCCAGCTCGACTTCAACCTGCCCGAGCGCTTCGAGCTCGAGTACGCGGCCGCCGACGGCACCCGGCAGCGCCCGGTGATGATCCACCGCGCGCTGTTCGGCACCATCGAGCGCTTCTTCGGGGTGCTCACCGAGCACTACGCCGGGGCGTTCCCCGTGTGGCTGTCGCCCGTGCAGGTCGTGGCGATCCCGGTGGCCGACGAGTACGGCGACTACCTCGACGGCGTGGTGGCGCAGCTGCGCGGATCGGGCGTCCGCGCCCAGGTCGACCACGGCGACGACCGGTTCCCCAAGAAGATCCGCACGCACACGAAGTCGAAGGTGCCCTTCCAGCTCATCGCGGGCGAGGAGGACCGCGCCGCCGGCGCCGTGAGCTTCCGCTACCGCGACGGCTCGCAGGAGAACGGCGTGCCCGTCGCCGACGCAGTGGCGAAGATCCTCGAGGCGATCGAGACGAAGGCCCAGGTCTGA
- a CDS encoding SufS family cysteine desulfurase → MTQTQNQAPTQQQAVARALDDVEVERLRADFPILAQQVSGEPLAYLDSGATAQRPRSVLDAERRFLETENSAVHRGAHTLAALATEAFEEARETVARFVGAASHEVVWTANATDAINLVAHGFTAATLGRGGEAARRFALSPGDEIVVTEAEHHANLVPWQEVAATTGAVLRVVPVDDDGVWTLDEARAVVGDRTRVLAFAHVSNVTGLVAPVEQLVELAHGVGALVVLDACQSVPHRPVDFSSLGVDFAAFSGHKMLGPTGIGVLVGRGELLDALPPFRTGGSMITTVTLESAEYLPAPQRFEAGTQPVSQAVALAEAVRYLEAVGLDRVRDHEEALAEQLVVGLSRVPGVRVVGPPAGVPRSGLASFVVDGVHAHDVGQYLDAQGIAVRVGHHCAQPLHRRLGVTATTRASTFLYTTAAEVDRLIAGVAGVRGYFGAEDAR, encoded by the coding sequence GTGACTCAGACACAGAACCAAGCACCCACCCAGCAGCAGGCCGTCGCCCGCGCCCTCGACGACGTCGAGGTCGAGCGCCTCAGGGCCGACTTCCCGATCCTCGCGCAGCAGGTCTCGGGCGAGCCCCTGGCCTACCTCGACTCCGGCGCGACGGCGCAGCGTCCGCGCTCGGTGCTCGACGCCGAGCGCCGGTTCCTCGAGACCGAGAACTCGGCCGTGCACCGCGGCGCGCACACGCTCGCGGCCCTCGCGACCGAGGCGTTCGAGGAGGCGCGCGAGACCGTCGCGCGCTTCGTGGGCGCCGCCTCCCACGAGGTCGTCTGGACCGCCAACGCGACCGACGCGATCAACCTCGTCGCGCACGGCTTCACGGCCGCGACCCTGGGTCGCGGAGGCGAGGCCGCACGTCGCTTCGCCCTCAGCCCCGGCGACGAGATCGTCGTGACCGAGGCGGAGCACCACGCGAACCTCGTGCCGTGGCAAGAGGTGGCGGCCACCACCGGCGCCGTCCTGCGCGTCGTGCCGGTCGACGACGACGGCGTCTGGACGCTCGACGAAGCCCGTGCCGTCGTCGGCGACCGCACGCGGGTGCTCGCCTTCGCGCACGTCTCGAACGTGACCGGGCTGGTGGCGCCCGTCGAGCAGCTGGTCGAGCTCGCGCACGGCGTCGGGGCGCTGGTCGTGCTCGACGCCTGCCAGTCGGTCCCGCACCGCCCGGTCGACTTCAGCAGCCTCGGCGTCGACTTCGCCGCCTTCTCCGGCCACAAGATGCTCGGCCCGACCGGGATCGGCGTGCTCGTCGGCCGCGGCGAGCTGCTCGACGCGCTGCCCCCGTTCCGCACGGGCGGCTCGATGATCACCACCGTCACGCTCGAGTCCGCCGAGTACCTGCCGGCGCCCCAGCGCTTCGAGGCCGGCACGCAGCCGGTCTCGCAGGCCGTCGCCCTGGCCGAGGCCGTCCGGTACCTCGAGGCCGTCGGCCTCGATCGCGTCCGCGACCACGAGGAGGCGCTGGCCGAGCAGCTGGTGGTGGGCCTGTCCCGGGTCCCCGGCGTCCGTGTCGTCGGCCCGCCCGCCGGCGTGCCGAGATCCGGCCTGGCGAGCTTCGTCGTCGACGGCGTGCACGCGCACGACGTCGGCCAGTACCTCGACGCCCAGGGCATCGCCGTGCGCGTCGGCCACCACTGCGCCCAGCCCCTGCACCGTCGCCTGGGCGTCACCGCGACGACGCGGGCGAGCACCTTCCTCTACACGACGGCCGCCGAGGTCGACCGGCTGATCGCCGGCGTCGCCGGGGTCCGCGGCTACTTCGGGGCGGAGGACGCCCGATGA
- the sufU gene encoding Fe-S cluster assembly sulfur transfer protein SufU: MSASLDSLYQQVILDHAKARHGDGELPGADAEHFERNPTCGDEITVRVRLEPGTDRVADLRWQGAGCSISMASASVLSGLAPGRTLPELAALVDEFRAMMRSRGAGEPDDEVLGDAVALHGVSKFVMRVKCGMLAWVAAEACGAELSAR, translated from the coding sequence ATGAGCGCCTCGCTCGACTCGCTCTACCAGCAGGTGATCCTCGACCACGCGAAGGCGCGGCACGGCGACGGCGAGCTCCCGGGCGCCGACGCCGAGCACTTCGAGCGGAACCCCACCTGCGGCGACGAGATCACCGTCCGGGTCCGGCTCGAGCCCGGCACCGACCGCGTCGCCGACCTGCGCTGGCAGGGCGCGGGCTGCAGCATCTCGATGGCGTCGGCCTCGGTCCTCTCCGGTCTCGCACCCGGCCGCACGCTGCCCGAGCTCGCGGCGCTCGTCGACGAGTTCCGCGCGATGATGCGGTCCCGCGGCGCGGGGGAGCCTGACGACGAGGTGCTCGGCGACGCCGTCGCGCTGCACGGCGTCTCGAAGTTCGTCATGCGCGTCAAGTGCGGCATGCTCGCCTGGGTCGCCGCCGAGGCCTGCGGCGCCGAGCTCTCCGCGCGCTGA
- a CDS encoding HIT domain-containing protein — MGEGADALPADVESADGFASAPDAFQRLWTPHRAVYVSKGQGAHDDACPFCAAPSRPDEEALIVARGRHAFVLLNLYPYNPGHLLVCPYRHISTYDLATPDEVAEIGALTQTAMRVVREVSHAQGFNMGMNQGSVGGAGIAEHLHQHVVPRYGGDSNFFPIIAQTKAVTQLLGDVREALAAAWPAGGDQATR; from the coding sequence GTGGGGGAGGGCGCCGACGCGCTGCCTGCCGACGTCGAGTCGGCGGACGGCTTCGCGTCGGCGCCCGACGCGTTCCAGCGCCTCTGGACGCCGCACCGCGCGGTGTACGTCAGCAAGGGCCAGGGCGCGCACGACGACGCGTGCCCGTTCTGCGCGGCGCCCTCCCGTCCCGACGAGGAGGCGCTGATAGTCGCGCGGGGCCGGCACGCCTTCGTGCTGCTGAACCTGTACCCGTACAACCCCGGCCACCTGCTGGTCTGCCCCTACCGCCACATCTCGACCTACGACCTGGCGACGCCGGACGAGGTGGCCGAGATCGGCGCCCTGACCCAGACGGCGATGCGCGTGGTGCGCGAGGTCTCGCACGCCCAGGGCTTCAACATGGGCATGAACCAGGGGTCGGTCGGCGGCGCCGGCATCGCCGAGCACCTGCACCAACACGTCGTGCCCCGGTACGGCGGCGACTCGAACTTCTTCCCGATCATCGCCCAGACGAAGGCCGTCACGCAGCTGCTGGGCGACGTGCGCGAGGCGCTGGCGGCCGCCTGGCCCGCCGGGGGAGACCAGGCCACTCGGTGA